From the genome of Argentina anserina chromosome 4, drPotAnse1.1, whole genome shotgun sequence, one region includes:
- the LOC126792758 gene encoding probable WRKY transcription factor 3 yields the protein MAENEEEEERQQQPPPPPATSARPPQPSRPTITLPPRTSFESLFNNSGAGGNTGFSPGPMTLVSSFFSDGEDCKSFSQLLAGAMLPPADRAGFPQLEDRNSGDDNNSGFRFKQNEAAGLSLGPLSPMFPAGFLDSPGALFSPGQGAFGMTHQQALAQVTAQASQSQSYSFHIPNEHSTSMTQLPIFSSSTTPPQDMPSGIPDFGVSVKESSDISHSDQRSQPSSLTVDKPNDDGYNWRKYGQKQVKGSEFPRSYYKCTHPSCPVKKKVERSVDGQITEIIYKGEHNHQHPVSKRPKDSGNQNGNVQVNHDLASQGHGGNSNKSKEGTYSMSRQGQESSQAISGTSDSEEVGDAETKVEEKDEDEPEAKRRNMEVRHSEPASSHRTVTEPRIIVQTTSEVDLLDDGYRWRKYGQKVVKGNPYPRSYYKCTFEGCNVRKHVERAATDPKAVITTYEGKHNHDVPASKSGSRYAANNKASIPGTEKHASVSKMETRNNDKQPVARLRLKEEKIT from the exons ATGGCTGagaacgaagaagaagaagagcggCAGCAGCAACCTCCACCACCGCCGGCCACGTCAGCTCGTCCCCCGCAGCCTTCGCGCCCCACGATCACTCTCCCGCCGAGGACTTCTTTTGAGTCGTTGTTTAACAACTCCGGCGCCGGCGGGAATACTGGGTTCAGTCCGGGGCCGATGACTCTGGTTTCTAGCTTCTTCTCTGATGGGGAAGACTGCAAGTCGTTTTCTCAGCTACTGGCCGGAGCCATGCTGCCTCCGGCGGACAGGGCCGGGTTTCCGCAGCTTGAAGATAGGAATTCCGGGGATGATAACAACTCTGGTTTCCGGTTCAAGCAGAATGAAGCTGCGGGGTTGTCGCTTGGACCGCTGTCGCCTATGTTTCCAGCGGGCTTCCTCGACTCGCCGGGAGCGCTATTCTCCCCGGGACAG GGAGCCTTTGGAATGACGCATCAACAGGCCTTAGCTCAAGTGACAGCTCAGGCTTCACAATCCCAATCCTACAGTTTTCATATCCCAAATGAACACTCTACATCTATGACACAGCTTCCAATTTTTAGTTCGAGTACAACACCTCCCCAGGATATGCCATCTGGAATACCTGATTTTGGAGTCTCTGTGAAAGAATCGTCTGATATCTCGCATTCAGACCAGAGATCCCAACCATCTTCATTGACTGTCGACAAGCCTAATGACGATGGTTATAATTGGCGAAAATATGGGCAGAAGCAGGTGAAGGGGAGTGAGTTTCCTAGAAGTTATTACAAATGCACGCATCCTAGTTGTCCTGTCAAGAAAAAGGTTGAACGCTCAGTTGATGGCCAGATAACTGAAATCATTTACAAGGGGGAGCATAATCATCAGCATCCTGTGTCTAAGCGCCCAAAGGATTCTGGAAATCAAAATGGAAATGTTCAGGTGAATCATGACTTAGCTTCACAAGGTCATGGTGGGAACTCGAACAAATCAAAAGAAGGTACTTATTCAATGTCTAGGCAGGGTCAGGAATCTAGCCAAGCAATATCTGGGACAAGTGACAGTGAGGAAGTTGGAGATGCTGAAACAAAAGTAgaagaaaaagatgaagatgaacctGAGGCCAAGAGACG AAATATGGAGGTCAGGCACTCGGAACCAGCTTCTTCCCATCGGACCGTGACAGAGCCTAGAATCATAGTGCAGACAACCAGTGAAGTTGATCTGTTAGATGATGGCTACAGATGGCGAAAGTATGGGCAGAAAGTTGTCAAAGGCAATCCTTATCCAAG GAGTTATTATAAATGCACATTCGAAGGATGTAATGTACGTAAGCATGTAGAGAGAGCAGCAACAGATCCTAAAGCCGTCATAACAACATATGAAGGTAAACATAATCATGATGTGCCTGCTTCTAAATCTGGCAGCCGCTATGCAGCCAACAACAAGGCATCAATTCCAGGAACTGAAAAGCATGCATCAGTTAGCAAGATGGAAACTCGAAACAATGACAAACAGCCAGTAGCGCGTTTACgtttaaaagaagaaaaaataacaTAA
- the LOC126792759 gene encoding uncharacterized protein LOC126792759, translated as MGVCVSKPSETIKAQTKKVERHGRGRLRRRGRKSKKVASTVMNSDIPAPTRRSVSEFVHLDFEKGAATTCKRSEVSNGTFHLTQLQWNHSQIDANGGKCQGPETWFDSHTILDSDSDDDFASVQGDTFPPMVVSNGIGSIPNSQLVQYESAACIVDNGGKYEGFYESYLKIDGPGARQSVEKTQVSYIDKNQPMPSSVIMLSYKRQSIDNPERTSCASDQKYLFRPKAALRIPCSPIEKPIPGSWSEISPSVFKIRGENYFKDRQKYPAPNYSSYVPIGIDMFICPKKRYHIAQHLELPSVKPHDKVPSLLIVNIQLPTYPTSVWGECDGEGMSLVLYFKVSENFDTDISPQFQEFIKRFVEDDTEMVKGFASESSVPFRERLKILAGLVNPDELQLSATEKKLINAYNDKPVLSRPQHNFFRGPNYFEIDLDIHRFSYISRKGLESFRDRLKNGVVDLGLTIQAQKQEELPEQVLCCMQLNRIDFVNHGQIPTLVTMDD; from the exons ATGGGTGTTTGTGTCTCAAAGCCGAGTGAAACTATCAAAGCTCAGACGAAAAAAGTCGAGAGACATGGCAGAGGCCGACTCCGACGACGGGGAAGGAAGAGCAAGAAGGTAGCCTCCACCGTTATGAACTCGGACATTCCTGCTCCGACGAGACGGTCTGTTAGTGAGTTTGTGCATCTAGATTTTGAGAAGGGTGCTGCAACCACTTGTAAAAGATCTGAGGTTTCCAACGGCACATTTCATCTAACTCAGCTTCAATGGAACCACAGTCAAATTGATGCTAATGGTG GGAAATGCCAAGGACCTGAGACATGGTTTGACTCGCATACTATACTTGATTCTGATTCAGATGATGACTTTGCTAGTGTACAAGGAG ATACATTTCCTCCTATGGTAGTAAGTAATGGAATTGGAAGCATTCCAAACAGTCAATTGGTCCAGTATGAAAGTGCAGCATGTATCGTAGATAATGGAGGCAAGTATGAAGGGTTTTATGAAAGTTATCTGAAAATCGATGGACCTGGTGCACGCCAATCAGTAGAGAAAACCCAAGTCAGTTATATTGACAAGAACCAGCCTATGCCATCTTCAGTCATAATGCTTTCCTATAAGAGACAATCCATTGACAACCCTGAAAGGACTTCAT GTGCTTCTGATCAGAAGTACTTATTCCGTCCTAAAGCGGCACTACGCATTCCTTGTTCACCGATAGAGAAGCCAATTCCAGGATCCTGGTCTGAAATATCGCCTTCAGTCTTCAAAATCCGCGGAGAGAACTATTTCAAAGACAGACAGAAGTACCCTGCTCCAAATTATAGCTCATATGTACCAATTGGTATTGATATGTTTATCTGCCCAAAGAAGAGATATCACATTGCTCAGCATCTTGAACTTCCTTCTGTAAAACCACACGACAAAGTTCCTTCCCTCCTCATTGTTAATATACAG TTGCCTACATATCCTACTTCAGTGTGGGGTGAGTGTGATGGTGAAGGCATGAGTCTTGTACTATACTTTAAAGTTAGTGAAAATTTTGACACAGACATATCTCCTCAGTTTCAAGAATTCATCAAG AGATTTGTTGAGGATGACACTGAAATGGTTAAGGGGTTCGCATCAGAGTCATCGGTTCCTTTTAGGGAAAGACTAAAAATTTTGGCCGGATTGGTGAATCCAGACGAGCTCCAACTGAGTGCTACTGAGAAGAAGCTTATAAATGCTTATAATGACAAACCAGTGCTTTCCCGTCCTCAACACAATTTCTTCAGGGGACCTAATTACTTTGAGATTGACTTAGACATACACAGGTTCAGCTACATCTCCAGGAAAGGGCTTGAATCATTCAGAGACAGGTTGAAGAATGGGGTAGTTGATTTGGGACTAACAATTCAG GcacaaaaacaagaagaactACCGGAGCAAGTCTTGTGTTGTATGCAGCTGAATAGAATTGATTTTGTAAACCATGGTCAAATACCTACTCTTGTTACCATGGACGACTGA
- the LOC126790314 gene encoding probable protein S-acyltransferase 22 yields MRKHGWQLPYHPLQVVAVAVFLALAFAFYVFFAPFVGKRIFQYVVIGLYTPLITCVFSLYIWCAAADPADPGVFRSKKYLNIPANEKHPRSKDSKLCGESTSSMHEANDSTVGGRPLDKDALGKLGTSKASNSDIEMKGSSLENSSCLMLLCSPCAYICNCSGSSEESSLHQMSEEGMFYCSLCEVEVFKYSKHCRVCDKCVDSFDHHCRWLNNCIGKKNYRQFFTLMVTSLLLLILQWSTGIFVLICCIIERKHISVDISTKLGSSFSLVPFVIVVAVCTLLAMIATLPLAQLFFFHILLIKKGISTYDYIIALREQEQEQQGVGGQQSPQMSPASSLTGLSSASSFTTFHRNAWCTPPRLFLEDQFDVVPPETGSVRSVSSYGKKMVGEEPMKKKNSGTVKISPWTLARLNAEEVSKAAAEARKKSKILQPVRRDAPFGLDRDNSFGSSGRRMVPKPDNNRRRTTKRVRLPADLPVEALTKGTAKAVDKGFTETSTSLAPLQLEARSAFQTSRAMSNSIGIAAAASPESSLDSPDIHPFRVSSSGAEEARRLTGLPAAIAAAQKGIPLSRSTSDGGYDASGGEDSDRVPPRNVERSTVNWSSLLFGSEQNERVVKQKAASSSLANSRKL; encoded by the exons ATGCGGAAGCATGGATGGCAGCTCCCTTATCATCCTCTTCAG GTGGTGGCTGTAGCTGTGTTTCTGGCTCTGGCCTTTGCTTTTTATGTGTTCTTTGCTCCTTTTGTGGGGAAGAGGATTTTTCAGTATGTTGTGATCGGCCTCTACACTCCTCTT attaCTTGTGTCTTCAGCCTATATATATGGTGCGCAGCTGCTGATCCTGCCGATCCAGGAGTTTTTAGGTCAAAGAAGTATCTCAACATTCCAGCCAATGAAAAGCATCCTAGAAGCAAAGATTCTAAACTTTGCGGGGAATCAACATCATCAATGCATGAAGCTAATGATTCAACAGTTGGAGGAAGACCTCTGGACAAGGATGCACTTGGCAAACTTGGTACTTCAAAAGCGTCCAACAGTGATATTGAAATGAAGGGTTCATCCTTAGAAAATTCTTCTTGCTTAATGTTGCTTTGCTCTCCATGTGCTTATATCTGCAATTGCTCTGGATCGAGTGAAGAATCTTCATTGCACCAAATGAGTGAAGAAGGCATGTTTTATTGCAGCTTGTGTGAAGTTGAG GTTTTCAAGTACAGCAAGCACTGCAGAGTTTGTGACAAATGCGTTGACAGTTTTGATCATCACTGCAGG TGGCTCAACAACTGTATTGGAAAAAAGAATTATCGACAATTCTTCACCCTCATGGTTACTTCTCTTCTCTTG CTAATCTTACAATGGTCAACTGGAATCTTTGTGCTCATCTGCTGTATTATAGAAAGGAAGCACATCTCTGTGGATATATCTACAAAGTTGGGAAGCAGTTTTTCTTTGGTGCCTTTCGTCATTGTAGTG GCAGTGTGCACCCTTTTGGCAATGATTGCAACCCTGCCACTTgctcaattatttttttttcacatccTCCTTATAAAGAAG GGAATCAGCACATACGATTACATTATTGCTTTACGGGAGCAGGAGCAAGAGCAACAAGGAGTTGGAGGTCAGCAAAGTCCCCAAATGTCTCCTGCAAGCTCACTTACTGGATTAAGCAGTGCAAGCTCCTTTACTACCTTTCACCGAAATGCATGGTGTACACCTCCACGACTATTCCTTGAAGATCAG TTTGATGTTGTTCCCCCCGAGACTGGATCTGTTAGATCTGTTAGCTCGTACGGAAAGAAGATGGTGGGAGAGGAaccgatgaagaagaagaattctGGAACAGTGAAGATCAGTCCATGGACTCTGGCAAGATTAAATGCAGAAGAGGTATCAAAAGCTGCTGCAGAGGCCAGAAAGAAGTCTAAGATCTTGCAGCCTGTGAGACGTGATGCTCCTTTTGGACTTGATAGAGACAATAGCTTTGGCAGCAGTGGCCGCCGGATGGTTCCAAAGCCTGACAATAACAGAAGACGAACTACCAAGCGGGTGCGCCTCCCAGCTGACCTTCCTGTGGAGGCTTTAACAAAGGGCACAGCTAAGGCTGTTGACAAAGGTTTTACTGAGACATCTACTAGTTTGGCCCCTCTTCAGCTTGAAGCTCGGAGTGCTTTTCAAACAAGCCGAGCTATGTCAAACTCCATAGGGATAGCTGCTGCTGCTTCTCCTGAGAGCAGTTTAGACTCGCCCGATATCCATCCTTTCCGAGTGTCCTCATCAGGAGCAGAAGAGGCAAGGCGGCTTACTGGTCTCCCTGCTGCTATTGCAGCTGCTCAGAAGGGAATCCCACTGTCAAGGTCAACCAGTGATGGTGGCTATGATGCATCTGGTGGAGAAGATAGTGACAGGGTTCCTCCAAGAAATGTTGAAAGGTCAACAGTAAACTGGAGTAGCCTTCTCTTTGGCTCTGAACAGAACGAAAGGGTTGTCAAACAGAAAGCAGCATCTTCTAGCCTTGCTAACAGTAGAAAGCTCTGA
- the LOC126790721 gene encoding uncharacterized protein LOC126790721 translates to MAATPPPSSLNFCTLLTETKRIVGAHSRHFLALSLLFLLPIPFSSVLCHSLLSHYPTNSQQFFLTSHSTPLPAMPLLLALAFALFVLLFSLFALASITYSVFHAFYGRPVKFLSAVNSIRVSFWPLLGTALASLLVFSLVLIVAGLFLFLMIGGFEMFGFEMEVVSPYCVGLFIVCLAVAVLYLQLNWTLAGVVAVVEPRWGFDALSRSASLIKGMRGVAVSLIVFFHFFGFCSGMSWWSVYLKREWDVSGNVVQIVCYSMGAMVMLLYHLAANTVLYMYCKAVHGELALEIAEEFASEYVSLPFDDGKVPHVVSVAYVQ, encoded by the coding sequence ATGGCAGCAACTCCCCCTCCCTCCTCCCTCAACTTCTGTACACTCCTCACCGAAACCAAACGCATCGTCGGCGCCCACTCCCGCCACTTCCTCGCCCTctccctcctcttcctcctccccaTCCCCTTCTCCTCCGTCCTCTGCCATTCCCTCCTCTCCCATTACCCCACCAACTCCCAACAATTCTTCCTCACTTCCCATTCTACCCCCCTCCCCGCTATGCCCCTCCTCCTCGCCCTCGCCTTCGCCCTCTTCGTCCTCCTCTTCTCCCTCTTCGCCCTCGCCTCCATCACCTACAGCGTCTTCCACGCCTTCTACGGCCGCCCCGTCAAGTTCTTATCCGCCGTCAACTCCATCAGAGTCTCCTTCTGGCCGCTACTGGGTACTGCCCTTGCTTCCCTGCTCGTCTTCTCGCTCGTCCTGATTGTTGCCGGGCTGTTCTTGTTTTTGATGATCGGCGGGTTTGAGATGTTTGGGTTTGAAATGGAGGTAGTTTCGCCTTATTGTGTCGGACTGTTCATCGTATGTCTTGCTGTTGCGGTATTATATCTTCAACTGAACTGGACTCTGGCTGGGGTAGTTGCCGTCGTCGAACCGCGGTGGGGGTTTGATGCACTGAGTCGGAGTGCGAGTTTGATCAAGGGAATGCGAGGGGTGGCGGTGTCGTTGATTGTGTTTTTCCACTTTTTCGGGTTTTGTAGCGGGATGAGTTGGTGGTCGGTTTATTTGAAGAGGGAGTGGGACGTTTCGGGAAATGTGGTACAGATTGTGTGTTATTCGATGGGTGCTATGGTGATGCTGCTGTATCATTTGGCTGCGAATACGGTGTTGTATATGTACTGCAAGGCTGTGCATGGCGAGCTTGCGTTGGAGATTGCTGAAGAGTTTGCGTCTGAATATGTGAGCCTGCCCTTTGATGATGGCAAGGTTCCTCATGTTGTTTCGGTTGCCTATGTTCAATGA
- the LOC126790728 gene encoding uncharacterized protein LOC126790728 yields MDSYRQQKIQKLEEFVDGRLKPDLVQTIAQRDKVFENQKVFSDLRKNIENLEKNSVTSLGTMVNLGSEVYMQAEVPDTRHIFVDVGLGFHVEFTWSEALNYISQRKEKLEREIEDYTNRIASIKSHIKMVCEGIQELLEHSAEKPEPEPNF; encoded by the exons ATGGATAGCTACAGACaacaaaagatacagaaattggaGGAGTTCGTCGACGGCCGACTCAAACCGGACCTTGTTCAAACCATCGCCCAACG GGACAAGGTGTTCGAAAACCAGAAAGTTTT CTCGGATTTGCGGAAGAACATTGAGAATTTGGAGAAGAATAGTGTGACCAGTCTTGGGACAATGGTTAATCTTGGCTCTGAAGTGTATATGCAAGCTGAAGT GCCAGATACACGGCACATATTTGTAGATGTTGGACTTGGATTCCATGTGGAATTTACCTGGTCTGAAGCTTTGAATTACATATctcagagaaaagaaaagttaGAGAG GGAAATTGAAGATTATACCAACCGCATTGCCTCAATTAAATCCCACATAAAGATG GTATGCGAAGGGATTCAGGAATTACTCGAGCATTCTGCAGAGAAACCTGAGCCAGAGCCCAACTTTTGA
- the LOC126790726 gene encoding protein HEADING DATE 3A-like, with amino-acid sequence MLSSMARARHQEPLVLGRVIGDVLTPFAKSVSLTMTFSNNKQVTSGSELKPSHVVNRPRVEIGGDDLRNFYTLVMVDPDAPSPSDPNLREYLHWLVTDIPATTAASFGQEIVSYESPRPTMGIHRFVTVLYRQMGRQTVFAPGWRQNFNTRVFAENYNLGSPVAAVYFTCQRESGSGGRRI; translated from the exons ATGCTTAGTTCTATGGCGAGGGCTAGACATCAGGAGCCTCTTGTTCTCGGGAGAGTGATCGGAGATGTTCTAACGCCGTTTGCGAAGTCTGTGTCTTTGACAATGACTTTCAGTAATAACAAGCAGGTTACCAGTGGTTCCGAGCTTAAACCTTCTCATGTTGTTAACCGACCTCGAGTTGAGATAGGTGGAGATGATCTTAGGAATTTCTATACCCTG GTCATGGTAGATCCTGATGCACCCAGTCCAAGTGATCCCAACCTCAGGGAATATTTGCATTG GTTGGTTACTGATATTCCAGCAACAACTGCAGCAAGCTTCG GCCAAGAAATTGTGAGCTATGAAAGTCCACGGCCAACCATGGGGATCCATCGCTTTGTTACGGTTTTGTATCGCCAAATGGGTAGGCAAACAGTGTTTGCTCCAGGATGGCGACAAAATTTTAACACCAGAGTGTTCGCTGAGAACTATAATCTTGGATCACCGGTGGCTGCCGTCTATTTTACCTGCCAAAGGGAGAGTGGCTCTGGCGGTAGGAGAATATAA